In the Burkholderiales bacterium genome, GATTGCGGGTCACGGGGTTCGGGCTGATCGAGAAGTCCGGGCACTCCCTGAACTACGTGACGAGCGGTTGCATCCGCACACCGGAGGCCGAACTGCCGGAGCGCATCAAGGCGATCCTTGAGGGCCTCAGCCAGGTAATCGCCGAGGGTCGGCCGCAGCACGTCGCGCTGGAGCAGGTGTTTGTCAACGTGAATCCAGCCTCCACCCTTCTGCTGGGACAGGCGCGCGGGGCGGCCATCTGCGCCGCCGTGAACCACCGGCTGCCGGTCTCGGAGTACACGGCGCTGCAGGTCAAGCAGGCGGTGGTCGGCAACGGCCACGCCAGAAAGGAGCAGGTACAGGAAATGGTGCGACGTTTGTTGCGGCTGCCGGGCTTGCCCAGCGCGGACGCCGCGGATGCCCTGGCCTGTGCGATCTGCCATGCGCACGGCGGGCTCGGGCTTGGGGTGCTGTCCACGGGCGGGTACCGGATGAAGCGCGGGAGATTGCGGTGATCGGCAAGATCACCGGGACGCTGCTCGAGAAACGCCCGCCGATGGTAATGGTGGACGTCAACGGTGTGGCCTACGAACTGGATGTTCCGATGAACACGCTCTACCAGCTGCCGGCTACCGGCGCGAGGGTTACCCTCTACACGCATCTCGTGGTGCGCGAGGACGCCCACCTGCTGTTCGGCTTCGCCACCGAGGAAGAGCGCCAGGCGTTCCGGCAGCTGATCAAGGTCAACGGCGTGGGCGCGCGCACGGCCTTGGCGGTGCTTTCGGGACTGTCGGTGCAGGACCTCTCGCAGGTGATCGCGGCCCAGGACGGCTCGCGCCTCATGCGGATTCCGGGTGTGGGCAAGAAGACCGCCGAGCGTCTGCTGCTCGAACTGAAGGACAAGCTGCACGTCCCGGGCCAGGCCGTGCCCGACCCCGCATCGCGGCACGACGACGCGTTAAACGCCCTGCTCGCGCTCGGTTACAGCGAAAAGGAAGCAGCCCGCGCGCTGTCTGCATTGCCGCCGGGGCTGAGTACCTCCGAAGCCATCCGCCACGCTCTGAAACTCCTGTCGAGAGTCGTGTGATGAACCAGAGCCTGTTGCCGTGGCCGGGGATCCTCGGCCTCCTCATGCTCTGCGCGGCAGCGGGCGTGCCGGCGGCTGAAGAGGATGCCGCCACGGCCAAGGCCGATGCCGTCTCGCGCATTATCGAAAGCCATGACCCCACGCTGTCGGTGAGAATCGGGCGGGTCTATGTCAAGCAGGCTGCACTGCGGGCGGCGCGCGAACTGCTGGTCGAGCGCGGGCGCGCGTCGGGCGTCGGTGCCGAGTGGAAACTCGATCATCCGACGTGGGTGGCGGCGGAACGCGAACTGATGGAAGGGATCGATGCACTGATCGAACGCAAGGTGTCGCACCCGGCATGGGTCAAGCAAGCCTGGTCCGAGTCGGTCATGCGCATCGTCAGCGGCGAGGAAGCGGACGAGATCGCGGTGCACTTCGCCAGCGAAGGCGGAGAGCTGCAGCGGCGCGTGATCGAATGGTTTGTCGGCGAGCTGACCCTGCAGACCTACACGTTCACCGAGCGGCTGCGCTACGGCGTGCCGGGGTCGGAGGCGGAGATGCGCGACCTGCAGCAGGCAACCTACGAGCGTGCCATGCTCGACCGCATCTACGATCTCAGCGAGTATCCGGGCGCCCTGCGCTTTGCCAGCCGCGACCCGGGCGTGAAGTACTTCAAGATGATGGTCACGCAGGGCGTGCATGCCCTGCACGTGCATCTGGAAACGGTGGCCGAGGAAGCGCGACGGCTTATCCGGTCACGGGCCGATCGCGCCGATGCGCACATCGCCCGCGCGCTCGGCGCGGCCCGGCGCAGCTAAGAGCGCCACCGATTTGCCGTCAGAGGGAGGAACGTCGATGTCGATTCGTTGCCGGCTGGGAGTGTGCGCGCTGCTCGTGGCGTTCGCAGCGCCGGTTTCCGCGCAGGAGGCCGCCCAAGAGGACGAGACTCAACGCTATCGGGGCGAGGCGATCGATCGCTTGATCGACAGCCACGATTTCACCCTGATCGCCGGCGCGGGGCGACTGTTCCTGAAGCAGTCGGCGATCAAGGCGGCAGACCGGCTAATAGGTCAATGGGGACGCGAGGCGGGGCTCGGGATGGACTGGGATTCCCGGCAACCCGCCTGGCAGCAGGCGCGCGGCGTGCTGCTCGAGCGCGCCGAGCGGCTGCTCCTGCGCCGATTCGACAGCCAGATATGGGTACGCGACGCATGGTCGGCGTACCTCGGCGCGGCGTTCTCGGGGGAGGAGGCGGACCACATCGCAGACCATTTCGCCACCGAGGGCGGGCGCGAGCAGCGCCGGCTGATGGACTGGTTTCTCGGCGAATTCGTTCTCTTCAACTATACCTTCACCGAGCGCATCCAATACGACATGCCGGGGGCGCAGGAAGAACTGCGCCGCCTGCAGCGTGCCGCGCAGGAACGGCTGCCGCGGGAGGACGTGCATTTCACCACGCGCTTCGAGGACACCCTTGCCTTCATCGGCCGCGATCCGGGGTTGAAATACTGGAAGATGCTCGCCATCCCGCTGCTGGGCGAGATCTTGCGCCGCATCGATTCCATGGCGCGCGAGATCGAGACCGAAATGCAGAGCGGCCGCAG is a window encoding:
- the ruvA gene encoding Holliday junction branch migration protein RuvA, whose protein sequence is MIGKITGTLLEKRPPMVMVDVNGVAYELDVPMNTLYQLPATGARVTLYTHLVVREDAHLLFGFATEEERQAFRQLIKVNGVGARTALAVLSGLSVQDLSQVIAAQDGSRLMRIPGVGKKTAERLLLELKDKLHVPGQAVPDPASRHDDALNALLALGYSEKEAARALSALPPGLSTSEAIRHALKLLSRVV
- the ruvC gene encoding crossover junction endodeoxyribonuclease RuvC is translated as MRILGIDPGLRVTGFGLIEKSGHSLNYVTSGCIRTPEAELPERIKAILEGLSQVIAEGRPQHVALEQVFVNVNPASTLLLGQARGAAICAAVNHRLPVSEYTALQVKQAVVGNGHARKEQVQEMVRRLLRLPGLPSADAADALACAICHAHGGLGLGVLSTGGYRMKRGRLR